The genomic segment CCGACCCGGACTTGACTCGTGGCGCGTCGATGGCAATTTTCTCGGTCAACAGCCTGGTCAGACCCGTCTGCTCGGCCAGGGTCATCACCGGAACCAACCCCGCCACCGACACGAGGCCATCATCATCGAACCTCGCCGAGGACTCGGCGAACCTGTGGAACAATCGCACTGAAAGTGTCTTTCGGAACTTGTCTTGGTTGTTGTGTGGTAACTCCAATCATCCCAGGTCAGAAGGCACTTTCTTCATTTCGACACACCCAAATACACCGAATTCATCGGTGGATTCAGGCTTAGCTCTACGCGCAGGCGTCATGCTAACTCACCACAACGCTGCTGCCTTCAACGGCGAAACAGGCAACGGCGAACGTCCGTCAACCATTGAATCCACTGTGCAACAACCTATTCAGGCCAAGACCTGCACCCGGCCGGTACCGAAGGTGCCTGCTCGTGGACAATGAGCCGATCGAGGCCGATGCTCCGAAAGTGATGTGGGCGTTGGACTTTCAGTTCGACTCGACCGTCGACGCCGAGCGGTGAAGATCGCGTCGATGATCGACGAGCACACCCGCGAATCGTTGCTGCATGTGGTGGAACGGTCGATCACCGCCGAACGCCCGGTCGCTGAGCCGCCGGTCCACGATCCGGCGCGTGGGCATTCACCTACGAAGGCCCGAATCGGTTCAAACAAAACAGGCCAGAACCGATTCCGAATCGGTCCTGACCTGCGATTTCAGGTGGAGCTAAGGGGACTCGAACCCCTGACCCCCACACTGCCAGTGTGGTGCGCTACCAGCTGCGCCATAGCCCCAGGTTGTTCAGTTGTTGTTTGCCGTCGGAGGTGTTCCCCGCTGGCCTCGATGAAGTTACACCACCGTTTGCGCCGGGACCAAATCGCCTGGATGCAGGACTGGTGGAACAGGCGTTCGAAAGGTAGGCTCGAACACATGTTCGACAGCGGAGAGCTTCAGGCGATGAGCGATGAGGTGCTGGTCGACGCGTTGCGGCGGGCACATGGGGCGGCGGCGTTCGCGCAGGCCGCGGAGGTGCGGGCGGTGCGGGAGTTGTATCGGCGCCGGCGCGGGGAGAAGCGGCACGGGGGTGCTGCGGCCGGGGAGTTCGCGGCCGCGGAGGCCACGGCGGCGGTGTATGTCGGAGAGCAGGTTGCCGCGGCGTTGATCGATGTCGGGCTGGGGTTGGACGAGTTGCCGCAGACCGCGGCGGCGTTCGAGTCGGGGCTGATCGATCTGGCGCGGGCTCAGGTCATCGTGGCGGCGGTGCGGGATCTGCCGGTCGAGGTGCTGGCGGAGGTGGAGCGGACGCTGGTGGAGACGGCGGCGCGGTCCACGCCGGCGCGGTTGCGGCAGACGGCGCGGCGCTGGGTGACGAAGATCGATCCCGGCGGGGAGCAGCGGCGGCGGGAGCAGCGGGAGCTGGATCGGGATGTGCGCATCTCGGCGCTGCAGGACGGGGTCGCCCTGTTCGACGGGGTGTTGCCCGCGATGGGGGCGCAGGTGGTGGCGAATCGGTTGCGCGAGATGGGGTCTCGGGTGTGCGCGGAGGATCCGCGGAGTGTGGCGCAGCGGCGGGCCGATGCGCTGGTGGCGCTGGCTCAGGGGGACGAGATGCTGGCCTGCGCCTGTGGACGGGCGGAGTGTCCGGCGGGGGCTGCGCCGGAAGGGGTGCCGCGGGCGTTGGTGCAGGTCGGGGTGTCGGTGGAGGCGCTGGCGGGGTTGACCGAGGATCCGGGGTTGCTGGCGGGGTACGGGCCGGTGGATGCGGCGCTGGTGCGGCGGATCGCGGAACAGGCTCGGCTGCAGGTTGTTTCGGAGCGGGGGGATTCCGGCGACGAGGCCCGGCGGGCGATCGAGGGGCAGTGCCGGTTTCCGGGGTGCACCGTCGCGGCGGCGGAATGTGTGATGGAAGCGGTCGATTCGAGGGGTGAGAATCCGCGGGGCGGGCACGGCCGTGGTGGGGCCGGACGGTCTGCCTCGCACCATGATTCGGCGGTCGTGGGGAGTACGGTCGCGCTCTGTTCCCATCATCACCGGTTGCGGTCGTCGGCCGGTGGGTGGCGGGTGCGGCGGCTCGACGGTGATCGGCTGAGCTGGAGCAGTCCTACCGGGGATCGGCACACCACCGTGCGGGAGGGGGCTCGATATCTGTTCCCGCACATCGACTCCGAGGCTCCCGAGAGCCGGATCGATACGGCGGCAATGGTTTCGCCCACCCCGCAGCCCGGACTCGATCTGACGTATCCGATTGCGGCGCATCGGCTCACGCATCGGCAACTGGCGGGGTCGACGCCCGAGGATGCGGCGACCGAGGGGCCGGTGGCGTGGTGACCGTTTCGATCGACGCCGTCCGCGGCAGCATTGACACTCCGAACACGAGGACACGGCACGTCATGGAGAATCCGGATCGGCCGCCCGCGCCGACCGTCATCTATGTCGGGGTGGAGCGGGAACGCATCGCGGCGCTGGAACAGTTGCGGCGGCGGCTGGAGGCCGAGCTCGATCGGACCAGTGCCGGAAGCGATTACGCGGCCGTCGCCGGGCAGTTGCGCGACACCGTCAACGCGATCGCGGATGCCCGGAATCGGGTGTACGAGGCGCTGCTCGGCGAGGATCCACCGCCCGCGGAGATCGATCCGTAGCATTTGCCGGTCGCTAGCCGATACGCCGGTCGCGGCCTCTGGGCCGCGGTCGCGGATCCGGTCCGGGTGGGAGGGGATGACCACTCGGACCGGGTATCCGCCGTCACGGTGCGATTTTCGTCACCCAGTCGGCGGTGTCGACGTCGAGTCGCTTGCCGCCGTCGAGCACGGTGGGGGTCGCGATCTGCCCGCCGTTCGCCGACTTCAGCGCGGCCAGCGCGGCTTCGGCGTGGATGCGGGCCGCGTCGACCCGGGTGCCCTTGGTGATGCACTGCTGCACGGTGTCGGGGGCGCCGGCCCGCTTCGCGACGTCGCCGATCTGCGCGTTGGTGAGGTCGCCGCCGTTCTCGCCGGGCTGTTCGGTGGTGAACATCAGCTGGTGGAATTTCGAGAACAGCGGACCGTCGCCGGTGTCGGCCACGCATTCGTGGGCGGCGATCGCGCGGGTCGAGTAGTCCTTGCTGCCGGACTTCGGATCCAGGAAGTTCACGAAGCGGTATCGGACGGCGAGCTTGCCGTCGTCGATCTTGTGCGAGATCTCCTGGCCGAAGAGATGCTCCAGCGAGCCACAGGACGGGCAGAGCGGGTCCTCGAAGGCGTCGACGGTGTGCGCCGCGCCGGGCTTGCCGAGCACGATCGCGCCGTCGGAGTCCAGCAGTGCCTGCACGGCGCCGTCGTGCACCGATCCGTATCCGTCCTCGCGGACCTTCAGGCCGTGGTCGCTGTTCCAGCGCACGACGAACACCACGATCAGCACCGCCACCACCAGCGCGACGCCGCCCAGGGCGTAGGTGGTGACGTTCGACATGGGCCGCGGCGTGTACTTCGAGCTCCGTTCAGTCACGCGCAACACTCTGCCGCACCGGCGCGCGGAAAGCACCGGAAGGGGCGGTGGCGGATTCGGGCAGCAGCAGCGCGCCCAGTGCCAGGCCGAGCAGTGCCGGTAGGCCGTGATTGTCGTGCAGGACGGTGTCGACGACGGCGAGGACGGGCAGCGCCAGCGCCGGGAGCCGCAGGCGCCACGGGATCGGGATCCGGAATCGCCTCGGCGCGAGCAGGACCGCCGAGGCCAGCGCGCCCAGCAGGCCGGCCACGCACATCGAATTCCCGGCGCCGGTCGGCTGGAGCCAGACGTAGCTCATCAGCTGGCCGAACAGTCCGCAGCCGAAATAGAGCAGCAGCCAGCTGCCGCGGCCGAACACCCGCTCGGCGACGACGCCGACGACCGCCAGCAGGGTCAGGTTGAACAACAGGCCGGCCAGCCATCCGTCCTGGAGGAACATGCCGGTGAGCAGCCGCCACCATTCGCCGCGGTCGATCGCGGACCCGTCGCGCCGGCCGAGGTCGTACAGCCCCGGGTGCACGAGTTGTGCGATGCCGACGGCGGCCGTCACCGCGAACACCGCGGCCGTGACCGCCGGGCGGCGATCACCGATCCGGGAGAACAAGGCGGACAAGGGATTCCGGGTCATGAGCCCAGGCTATGACCGGATGCGCCGGCGCACCCACGACAATTGTCATCGACTGACCGGGTGAAACGTCATGGCACCGTATCGGACTCCACCCGGCGCGACGGTTCCGGCACCACCGTCCACACCACGGCGGCGGCGAACAGCAGCAGCGCCGTCACGGCGAGCGCGGCCTCGAACGAAACCCGTTGGGCCAGTGCCCCGATCGCGATCGGGCCGAGGACCGTGCCGAGATCGCCCGCCATCTGGTATCCGGCCAGCACCGGGCCGCCGCGGGCCCGCGCGCCGATCACGTCGGCGACGGCGGCCTGTTGCGCGGGGCTGAACAGGCCCGATCCGAGTCCGGCGACGAACGACGCGGCGAGCAGCCAGATCAGGCCGGGGGCCAGGCCGACGCCGAGGGTGCCGAGCGCGCACACCACGGTCCCGGCGATGAGAAACGGCTTGCGGCCCAGGCGATCCGAGATGCGACCGGCGGCGAACAGCACCGCGGCGTTCCCGGCGGCGAATACCGTGAGCGCGACGCCGGCCTGGGCCCGGGACTGTCCCAGCACCTCCACCACCAGCAGCGGAACCAGGGCGGTCCGCACGCCGAGCACCGCGACGCCGTTGGCGAAGTTGGACCACAGCACCGCGGGATACGCCGGCCGGGCCAGTGCCGCACGGAAACTCAGCACCGGGACGTCCGCGGCGGCCACCGACGCCTCGGGGCCGGCGCCGCGCAGGCTGCGATACACCACGAACGCGGCGATCAGCAGGGCCACCGCGTAGATCACGAACGGCAGCCGCAGGCCGAGGCCGGTCATCGCACCGCCGATCAGCGGTCCGCCGAGCGAGCCGACGAGGAAGCCGGTCGACCACAGGCCCGATACCCGGCCGCGTTCGGCGGGCGGGGACAGGCGGATCACCAGTCCGAGCGACGACACCGTGAACATGGTCGAGCCGATACCGCCGAGGGCCCGCAGCACGATCAGTTCCCAATAGCTCTGTGCGAGTGCGCACGCGCCGGTCGACAGCGCGACGATCAGCAGCCCGGACAGGTAGACCGTCCGCTCCCCCAGGCGCTGTACCAGTCGGCCGCTGATCGGCGCGAACAGCAGCCGCATCCCGGCGAAGGCGCTCACGATCGCGGAGGCCGCGGTGATCCCGACGCCGAAGCTGCGGGCGAACTGCGGCAGGGCGGGGGCGACCAGTCCGTATCCGACGGCGACCACGAAGGCCGAGACGATCAGCACCCAGATCTCGGTCGGCAAGCGCCGGCCGGTCACCATCTCGTCACGCACCGTCACACCTTCACCACCACAGCCGAACCGGACCGCGAACAACTCTCGCACTCAGCCGAGTGCGCGGCCCACCACTTCCTCGGCCGCCGCCTGCACCTCGGCCAGATGTTCCGGGCCGTGGAAGGATTCGGCGTAGATCTTGTACTTGTCCTCGGTGCCCGAGGGGCGGGCGGCGAACCACGCGTTCTCGGTGGACACCTTCACGCCGCCGAGCGCCGCGCCGTTGCCGCGGGCGCGGGTCTGGATGTTGACGATCGGCTCGCCGGCCACCTCGCCGGCGGTGATGTCCTCGGGGGCGAGCGCGGCCAGCCGGGCCTTCTGGTCGGGGGTGGCGGCGGCGTCGATGCGCGCGTAGGC from the Nocardia sp. BMG111209 genome contains:
- a CDS encoding MFS transporter, with amino-acid sequence MVTGRRLPTEIWVLIVSAFVVAVGYGLVAPALPQFARSFGVGITAASAIVSAFAGMRLLFAPISGRLVQRLGERTVYLSGLLIVALSTGACALAQSYWELIVLRALGGIGSTMFTVSSLGLVIRLSPPAERGRVSGLWSTGFLVGSLGGPLIGGAMTGLGLRLPFVIYAVALLIAAFVVYRSLRGAGPEASVAAADVPVLSFRAALARPAYPAVLWSNFANGVAVLGVRTALVPLLVVEVLGQSRAQAGVALTVFAAGNAAVLFAAGRISDRLGRKPFLIAGTVVCALGTLGVGLAPGLIWLLAASFVAGLGSGLFSPAQQAAVADVIGARARGGPVLAGYQMAGDLGTVLGPIAIGALAQRVSFEAALAVTALLLFAAAVVWTVVPEPSRRVESDTVP
- a CDS encoding DUF222 domain-containing protein — translated: MFDSGELQAMSDEVLVDALRRAHGAAAFAQAAEVRAVRELYRRRRGEKRHGGAAAGEFAAAEATAAVYVGEQVAAALIDVGLGLDELPQTAAAFESGLIDLARAQVIVAAVRDLPVEVLAEVERTLVETAARSTPARLRQTARRWVTKIDPGGEQRRREQRELDRDVRISALQDGVALFDGVLPAMGAQVVANRLREMGSRVCAEDPRSVAQRRADALVALAQGDEMLACACGRAECPAGAAPEGVPRALVQVGVSVEALAGLTEDPGLLAGYGPVDAALVRRIAEQARLQVVSERGDSGDEARRAIEGQCRFPGCTVAAAECVMEAVDSRGENPRGGHGRGGAGRSASHHDSAVVGSTVALCSHHHRLRSSAGGWRVRRLDGDRLSWSSPTGDRHTTVREGARYLFPHIDSEAPESRIDTAAMVSPTPQPGLDLTYPIAAHRLTHRQLAGSTPEDAATEGPVAW
- a CDS encoding thioredoxin domain-containing protein, which gives rise to MTERSSKYTPRPMSNVTTYALGGVALVVAVLIVVFVVRWNSDHGLKVREDGYGSVHDGAVQALLDSDGAIVLGKPGAAHTVDAFEDPLCPSCGSLEHLFGQEISHKIDDGKLAVRYRFVNFLDPKSGSKDYSTRAIAAHECVADTGDGPLFSKFHQLMFTTEQPGENGGDLTNAQIGDVAKRAGAPDTVQQCITKGTRVDAARIHAEAALAALKSANGGQIATPTVLDGGKRLDVDTADWVTKIAP
- a CDS encoding rhomboid family intramembrane serine protease, which produces MTRNPLSALFSRIGDRRPAVTAAVFAVTAAVGIAQLVHPGLYDLGRRDGSAIDRGEWWRLLTGMFLQDGWLAGLLFNLTLLAVVGVVAERVFGRGSWLLLYFGCGLFGQLMSYVWLQPTGAGNSMCVAGLLGALASAVLLAPRRFRIPIPWRLRLPALALPVLAVVDTVLHDNHGLPALLGLALGALLLPESATAPSGAFRAPVRQSVARD